A single genomic interval of Streptomyces sp. 1222.5 harbors:
- a CDS encoding Gfo/Idh/MocA family protein — protein MKVGCIGLGDIAQKAYLPVLGTQPGVDLHLQTRTPATLHRVADTLHLPEDQRHTSLDSLLAAGLDAAFVHAPTAVHPEIVTRLLEAGVPTYVDKPLAYELAESERLVALAERRGVSLSVGFNRRYAPGYAQCADHPRELILMQKNRIGLPEEARSMILDDFIHVVDTLRFLVPGPVDDVTVRARVEDGLLHHLVLQLGGDGFTALGVMNRLSGSAEEILEVSGQDTKRQVLNLAEVIDHKGQPTVRRRGDWVPVARQRGIEQAVLAFLDAVRAGKVLSARDALATHELCERVVRAVQDRSGAA, from the coding sequence GTGAAGGTCGGCTGCATCGGACTCGGGGACATCGCGCAGAAGGCGTACCTGCCGGTGCTGGGCACGCAGCCGGGAGTCGACCTGCACCTGCAGACCCGTACGCCCGCGACCCTGCACCGGGTCGCGGACACCCTGCACCTGCCCGAGGACCAGCGGCACACGAGCCTGGACTCGCTGCTCGCCGCCGGCCTCGACGCGGCCTTCGTGCACGCGCCCACCGCCGTCCACCCGGAGATCGTCACACGGCTGCTGGAGGCGGGCGTGCCGACGTACGTGGACAAGCCCCTCGCCTACGAACTCGCCGAGTCCGAACGGCTGGTGGCCCTCGCCGAGCGGCGCGGAGTCTCGCTGTCCGTCGGCTTCAACCGGCGCTACGCCCCGGGTTACGCGCAGTGCGCGGACCACCCGCGCGAGCTGATCCTCATGCAGAAGAACCGGATCGGGCTGCCCGAGGAAGCCCGTTCGATGATCCTCGACGACTTCATCCACGTCGTCGACACCCTGCGGTTCCTGGTGCCGGGTCCGGTCGACGACGTCACCGTGCGCGCCCGCGTCGAGGACGGGCTGCTGCACCACCTCGTCCTCCAGCTCGGCGGGGACGGCTTCACCGCGCTCGGCGTGATGAACCGGCTCAGCGGTTCGGCCGAGGAGATCCTCGAGGTCTCCGGACAGGACACCAAGCGTCAGGTGCTCAACCTCGCCGAGGTGATCGACCACAAGGGCCAGCCGACCGTCCGCCGCCGCGGCGACTGGGTGCCCGTGGCCCGGCAGCGCGGCATCGAGCAGGCGGTCCTCGCCTTCCTCGACGCCGTACGCGCCGGGAAGGTGCTCAGCGCCCGGGACGCGCTGGCGACTCATGAACTGTGCGAGCGCGTGGTACGAGCGGTTCAGGACCGTTCCGGCGCAGCCTGA
- a CDS encoding uracil-DNA glycosylase, giving the protein MTDIAMLPESWRGVLGDELEQPYFKELTEFVEEERANGPVYPPREEVFAALDATPYEQVKVLVLGQDPYHGEGQGHGLCFSVRPGVKTPPSLRNIYKEMHEELGLPIPDNGYLMPWAQQGVLLLNAVLTVRAGEANSHKGKGWEKFTDAVIRAVVSRPDPAVFVLWGNYAQKKLPLIDETRHIAVKGAHPSPLSAKKFFGSRPFTQIDEAIARQGHQPIDWTIPNLG; this is encoded by the coding sequence GTGACCGACATCGCCATGCTGCCCGAGTCCTGGCGCGGGGTTCTGGGTGACGAGCTGGAGCAGCCCTACTTCAAGGAGCTGACCGAGTTCGTCGAGGAGGAGCGGGCGAACGGCCCTGTCTACCCGCCGCGCGAGGAGGTCTTCGCCGCGCTGGACGCCACGCCGTACGAGCAGGTCAAGGTCCTCGTCCTGGGCCAGGACCCCTACCACGGCGAGGGCCAGGGCCACGGCCTGTGCTTCTCGGTCCGCCCGGGGGTGAAGACCCCGCCCTCCCTGCGGAACATCTACAAGGAGATGCACGAGGAGCTGGGCCTGCCCATCCCGGACAACGGCTACCTGATGCCGTGGGCACAGCAGGGCGTACTGCTGCTCAACGCGGTTCTCACGGTCCGGGCCGGCGAGGCCAACTCGCACAAGGGCAAGGGCTGGGAGAAGTTCACGGACGCGGTGATCCGCGCGGTGGTCTCCCGGCCGGACCCGGCGGTCTTCGTCCTGTGGGGCAACTACGCGCAGAAGAAGCTCCCGCTGATCGACGAGACCCGGCACATCGCGGTCAAGGGCGCGCACCCGTCGCCGCTGTCGGCGAAGAAGTTCTTCGGCTCGCGCCCCTTCACCCAGATCGACGAGGCGATCGCCCGGCAGGGCCACCAGCCCATCGACTGGACCATCCCGAACCTGGGCTGA
- a CDS encoding HipA family kinase: MLKEVTATRYITPLREGGSLPGLVEADDFGTYVMKFTGAGQGRKTLVAEVVCGELARRLGFRMPRLVTVELDPVLGLGEPEQQVQDLLRGSGGTNLGMDFLSGALGYDPLAFEVSAEEAGRIVWFDALINNVDRSWRNPNLLVHREELWLIDHGATMIWHHNWPSAEASAARPYDAADHALARFAPDVAAAAAELAPRVTQDLLDEVTAEIPEAWLAGEPGFDTPDDLRRAYARPLLARAAVVAGRITGIGSEEGK; the protein is encoded by the coding sequence ATGCTCAAGGAAGTCACCGCCACCCGTTACATCACGCCCCTGCGTGAGGGGGGCTCGCTGCCGGGACTCGTCGAGGCCGACGACTTCGGGACGTACGTCATGAAGTTCACCGGTGCCGGACAGGGCCGCAAGACACTGGTCGCCGAGGTGGTCTGCGGCGAGCTCGCCCGGCGCCTCGGATTCCGGATGCCCCGCCTGGTCACCGTCGAGCTTGACCCGGTGCTCGGGCTCGGCGAGCCCGAACAGCAGGTGCAGGACCTGCTCCGGGGCAGCGGCGGCACCAATCTCGGCATGGACTTCCTGTCCGGTGCCCTCGGCTACGACCCGCTCGCCTTCGAGGTGAGCGCGGAGGAGGCCGGACGGATCGTCTGGTTCGACGCGCTGATCAACAACGTCGACCGGTCCTGGCGCAACCCCAACCTCCTGGTGCACCGGGAGGAACTGTGGCTCATCGACCACGGCGCCACGATGATCTGGCACCACAACTGGCCCTCCGCCGAGGCATCCGCGGCCCGTCCCTACGACGCCGCCGACCACGCCCTCGCCCGTTTCGCCCCGGACGTCGCCGCCGCGGCGGCCGAACTGGCACCCAGGGTCACCCAGGACCTGCTGGACGAGGTCACCGCCGAGATCCCCGAGGCGTGGCTCGCCGGGGAGCCCGGCTTCGACACCCCGGACGACCTGCGCAGGGCCTACGCGCGGCCGCTGCTCGCGCGGGCCGCCGTCGTCGCCGGACGCATCACCGGCATCGGCTCCGAGGAGGGCAAGTGA
- a CDS encoding FAD-dependent monooxygenase, translating into MAQPTRAIVIGGGIGGLTAAAALHRRGLDVTVLERAPSLEPVGAAISLAPNALRALDVLGIGDEIRDLAAWQGDGGLRTPRGRWLSRSSAEAAEARFGGPLVLLPRATLVDRLAALLPPGTVRTAAAATLADPGDRTRPARVTAGTTELEADLVVGADGVHSRVRGTLFPEHPGAVYAGFTTWRVLIPVPGVEFASHETWGRGHIWGTHPLKDGRVYAYAAATAPAGERVPDDERAELLRRYGDWHQPIPSVLAAARPEDVLRHDVHHIARPLPAHHRGRVALLGDAAHAMPPTLGQGGNQAIEDAVVLAHHAADLPAYTAARLPRTTAIARQAVRVGRLNMAGGRAVVAVRDTAVAALSKAGPALFLRGFDGIADWRPPYAADQTHAGKRDRERT; encoded by the coding sequence ATGGCACAGCCGACGCGCGCGATCGTCATCGGTGGCGGGATCGGAGGTCTGACCGCGGCCGCGGCCCTGCACCGGCGCGGCCTCGACGTGACCGTCCTGGAGCGGGCCCCCTCGCTGGAGCCCGTCGGCGCGGCCATCTCGCTCGCCCCCAACGCCCTGCGCGCCCTGGACGTCCTCGGCATCGGCGACGAGATCCGCGACCTCGCCGCCTGGCAGGGCGACGGCGGACTGCGCACCCCACGCGGACGCTGGCTGTCCCGCTCCAGCGCCGAGGCCGCCGAAGCCCGATTCGGCGGCCCGCTGGTCCTGCTGCCCCGCGCCACCCTCGTCGACCGGCTCGCCGCCCTGCTCCCGCCCGGCACCGTGCGCACCGCTGCCGCCGCCACCCTCGCCGACCCGGGCGACCGCACCCGGCCCGCCAGGGTGACCGCCGGCACTACGGAGCTGGAGGCCGACCTGGTGGTGGGCGCGGACGGCGTCCACTCCCGTGTCCGCGGCACCCTGTTCCCCGAGCACCCCGGCGCCGTGTACGCCGGGTTCACCACCTGGCGCGTGCTGATCCCGGTGCCCGGCGTGGAGTTCGCCTCGCACGAGACCTGGGGCCGCGGCCACATCTGGGGCACCCACCCGCTGAAGGACGGCCGGGTCTACGCCTACGCCGCCGCCACGGCCCCGGCGGGGGAGCGGGTCCCGGACGACGAGCGGGCCGAACTCCTGCGCCGGTACGGCGACTGGCACCAGCCGATCCCCTCCGTCCTCGCCGCCGCCCGCCCCGAGGACGTGCTCCGACACGACGTCCACCACATCGCCCGGCCCCTGCCCGCCCACCACCGCGGCCGGGTCGCGCTCCTCGGCGACGCGGCCCACGCCATGCCGCCGACCCTCGGGCAGGGCGGCAATCAAGCCATCGAGGACGCCGTGGTCCTCGCCCACCACGCCGCCGACCTGCCCGCCTACACCGCCGCCCGGCTGCCCCGCACGACCGCGATCGCCCGCCAGGCGGTCAGGGTGGGCCGCCTCAACATGGCGGGCGGCCGCGCCGTCGTCGCCGTACGCGACACCGCGGTCGCCGCCCTGTCCAAGGCCGGACCGGCGCTGTTCCTGCGCGGCTTCGACGGCATCGCCGACTGGCGGCCCCCGTATGCTGCCGATCAGACACACGCAGGCAAGCGGGACAGGGAGCGCACGTGA
- a CDS encoding tetratricopeptide repeat protein — MAERQEQAAPDAVLTRIGQVVMLHHGGDREEARSRFLDLWAEIGEDGTPLHRCTLAHYLADTQDDPADELAWDLRALSAAEELADGRGGDPPSVRGFLPSLHLNLAADYVKLGRAEAARSHLRRARTAAGALADDGYGSGVRAAIGRLELRLGEDGAAGGDLWGPPRQRPS; from the coding sequence GTGGCGGAGCGACAGGAGCAGGCGGCGCCGGACGCCGTGCTGACACGGATCGGTCAGGTCGTGATGCTCCACCACGGCGGTGACCGCGAGGAGGCCCGCAGCCGCTTCCTGGACCTGTGGGCCGAGATCGGCGAGGACGGCACCCCCCTGCACCGATGCACCCTCGCCCACTACCTCGCCGACACCCAGGACGATCCCGCGGACGAACTGGCCTGGGACCTCAGGGCGTTGTCGGCGGCGGAGGAACTGGCCGACGGCCGCGGCGGCGATCCGCCGAGCGTGCGGGGGTTCCTGCCCTCCCTGCATCTCAACCTGGCCGCCGACTACGTCAAGCTCGGCCGTGCGGAGGCCGCCCGCAGTCATCTGCGCCGGGCCCGGACCGCAGCGGGCGCACTGGCCGACGACGGCTACGGCAGCGGGGTCCGGGCCGCGATCGGCCGGCTGGAACTGCGGCTGGGTGAGGACGGCGCGGCGGGCGGGGATCTGTGGGGGCCGCCCCGGCAGCGGCCCAGTTAG
- a CDS encoding ABC transporter substrate-binding protein, with protein sequence MFNRNRFLRRVAAIASISLVTGCSLLSDGDPDSEGPIVVGTTSAPSTLDPAGAWDGSWELYRNIFQTLLAYPSGATTPQPDAAESCAFTDNSSRTYRCKLRSGMKFADGDPLNAEAVQHSIDRIRTINAPGGPAGLLGSLDRVQTSGDREVIFHLNQSDATFPFVLATPAMSIVDPDDYPANSLRKDTKVYGSGPYKLQSYEEGKQAVLVSNGNYRGFADRQNDAVTIRYFQDSSTMVKALRDKQIDVTYRGLAADDIIALQQHDTADLQLVDGAGTDISYLVFNPKDPWAKQPAVRKAIAQVVDRGAISHKVYRDTVDPLYSMVPKGLTGHATSFFDDYGDPNVPKARKILTDAGITRPVPLTLWYTTDRYGSETALMFKEIKRQLEDSGLFTITLKSRPWKTYVVGYQKGEYPVFGRGWFPDFPDADNFIAPFVGQKNALGTPYPAKEITDRLLPHSRAESDRAQTVKDMEQAQQVMVDDARLIPLWQGRQYVAASDDVSGGEQALDPSTIMMMWTLHRKTSW encoded by the coding sequence GTGTTCAACCGGAACCGATTCCTGCGGAGAGTCGCGGCGATCGCGTCCATATCCCTGGTGACCGGCTGCAGCCTGCTGTCCGACGGCGACCCCGACAGCGAGGGGCCGATCGTCGTGGGCACCACCAGCGCGCCCAGCACGCTGGACCCGGCCGGAGCGTGGGACGGCTCCTGGGAGCTGTACCGCAACATCTTCCAGACGCTCCTCGCCTACCCCAGCGGCGCCACCACCCCGCAGCCCGACGCCGCCGAGAGCTGCGCCTTCACCGACAACAGCAGCCGCACCTACCGCTGCAAGCTGCGCTCGGGGATGAAGTTCGCCGACGGGGACCCGCTGAACGCGGAGGCCGTCCAGCACTCCATCGACCGCATCCGCACCATCAACGCCCCCGGCGGGCCCGCGGGGCTGCTCGGCAGCCTGGACCGCGTCCAGACCTCCGGCGACCGCGAGGTGATCTTCCACCTCAACCAGTCGGACGCCACCTTCCCGTTCGTGCTGGCCACCCCCGCCATGTCGATCGTCGACCCGGACGACTACCCGGCCAACTCCCTGCGCAAGGACACCAAGGTCTACGGCTCCGGACCGTACAAGCTCCAGTCCTACGAGGAGGGCAAGCAGGCCGTCCTCGTCAGCAACGGCAACTACAGGGGCTTCGCCGACCGGCAGAACGACGCGGTGACCATCCGCTACTTCCAGGACTCGTCCACCATGGTCAAGGCGCTGCGGGACAAGCAGATCGACGTCACCTACCGCGGCCTCGCCGCCGACGACATCATCGCCCTGCAGCAGCACGACACCGCCGATCTGCAACTGGTCGACGGCGCCGGCACCGACATCAGCTACCTGGTGTTCAACCCCAAGGACCCCTGGGCCAAGCAGCCCGCGGTGCGCAAGGCCATCGCCCAGGTCGTCGACCGCGGCGCGATCTCGCACAAGGTCTACCGCGACACCGTCGACCCGCTGTACTCGATGGTCCCCAAGGGCCTCACCGGCCACGCCACCAGCTTCTTCGACGACTACGGGGACCCGAACGTCCCCAAGGCGCGCAAGATACTCACCGACGCCGGCATCACCCGTCCCGTCCCGCTCACCCTCTGGTACACCACGGACCGCTACGGCTCCGAGACGGCACTGATGTTCAAGGAGATCAAGCGGCAGCTGGAGGACTCGGGCCTGTTCACCATCACCCTCAAGAGCCGCCCCTGGAAGACCTATGTGGTCGGCTACCAGAAGGGCGAGTACCCGGTGTTCGGCCGCGGCTGGTTCCCGGACTTCCCGGACGCGGACAACTTCATCGCCCCGTTCGTCGGCCAGAAGAACGCGCTCGGCACGCCCTACCCGGCCAAGGAGATCACCGACCGGCTGCTGCCCCACTCGCGCGCGGAGAGCGACCGTGCCCAGACCGTCAAGGACATGGAGCAGGCCCAGCAGGTCATGGTCGACGACGCCCGGCTGATCCCGCTGTGGCAGGGCCGGCAGTACGTGGCGGCCAGCGACGACGTCTCCGGCGGCGAGCAGGCCCTCGACCCGTCGACGATCATGATGATGTGGACGCTGCACCGCAAGACCAGTTGGTGA
- a CDS encoding cysteine hydrolase, translated as MPSYEQLRDLLDPAHTVLLTVECQRGVVGPDSALPELAREARSSGALGNVSRLVAAAHRTGVQVIHAVAERRPDGRGANRNARLFRAAGRLPVQQLTGTTAVRVAPPIEVSEEDLVVRRLHGLSPIHGTGVDALLRNLGCRTLVVTGVSANVAVPNAVFDAVNLGYTAVVPADAVAGVPADYTPAMIRNTLALVATVTTTDDVLGCLLPRPAGPTPLRPA; from the coding sequence CCTCGACCCCGCGCACACCGTCCTGCTCACCGTGGAGTGCCAGCGGGGGGTGGTCGGACCGGACAGCGCCCTTCCCGAACTCGCCCGCGAGGCCCGCTCCTCCGGAGCCCTGGGCAATGTATCCCGGCTGGTCGCCGCCGCGCACCGGACCGGCGTCCAGGTGATCCACGCGGTCGCCGAGCGCCGCCCGGACGGCCGGGGCGCGAACCGCAACGCCCGCCTGTTCCGCGCCGCCGGACGGCTCCCCGTCCAGCAGCTGACCGGCACCACCGCGGTCCGGGTCGCGCCTCCGATCGAGGTCTCCGAGGAGGATCTCGTCGTACGGCGGCTGCACGGCCTGTCCCCGATCCACGGCACCGGCGTCGACGCCCTGCTGCGCAACCTCGGCTGCCGCACGCTGGTCGTCACCGGGGTCTCGGCCAACGTGGCCGTGCCCAACGCGGTGTTCGACGCCGTGAACCTCGGCTACACCGCCGTCGTGCCGGCCGACGCCGTCGCGGGGGTGCCTGCGGACTACACCCCCGCGATGATCCGCAACACCCTCGCACTGGTCGCCACCGTCACGACCACCGACGACGTCCTCGGCTGCCTGCTCCCGCGACCGGCGGGACCGACCCCGCTCAGGCCAGCTTGA
- a CDS encoding TetR/AcrR family transcriptional regulator, producing the protein MPESTPSTPSTSSTPSTSGASRADFVADTALTLLAERGMRGLTHRAVDEAAGLPLGSTSNVARTRQALLELAVRRHAEREARVLAVQEMPEPGGGLDALAQGLALAVHRSLACDRDLLIARYELALEATRRPELRAFYDRTGAAFREQLAAMLTAVGSPDPARHVLSLVAWADGLMFSCAAGSFSTEVPDAEAIRTGLRELLAGMLGR; encoded by the coding sequence ATGCCCGAGAGCACACCCAGCACGCCGAGCACGTCCAGCACCCCGAGCACCTCAGGGGCCTCCCGCGCCGACTTCGTCGCCGACACCGCCCTCACCCTGCTGGCCGAGCGCGGTATGCGCGGGCTGACCCACCGGGCGGTGGACGAGGCGGCGGGGCTGCCGCTCGGTTCGACGTCGAACGTGGCGCGGACCCGGCAGGCGCTGCTCGAACTCGCGGTGCGGCGGCACGCCGAGCGGGAGGCCCGGGTACTCGCCGTCCAGGAGATGCCGGAGCCGGGCGGCGGGCTCGACGCGCTGGCGCAGGGGCTCGCACTCGCCGTCCACCGCTCCCTGGCCTGCGATCGCGACCTGCTGATCGCCCGCTACGAACTGGCCCTGGAAGCCACCCGCCGCCCCGAACTGCGCGCCTTCTACGACCGGACCGGTGCCGCCTTCCGGGAGCAGCTCGCCGCGATGCTCACGGCCGTCGGCTCGCCCGACCCCGCCCGGCATGTGCTGTCCCTGGTGGCCTGGGCGGACGGGCTGATGTTCTCGTGCGCGGCCGGGTCCTTCAGCACCGAGGTGCCGGACGCGGAGGCGATCCGCACGGGCCTGCGGGAACTGCTGGCGGGCATGCTGGGCCGGTGA
- a CDS encoding SDR family oxidoreductase gives MTELPELSGRVALVTGASRGIGHGVAEALVARGDRVCITGRNEDALKEAVDRLGAERVIGVAGKAHDLDHQTEAVERTMEAFGRLDFLINNAGTNPVFGPIADLDLNVARKVFETNVISALGFAQKSWHAWQKDNGGAIVNIASIAGLAPSPFIGAYGVSKAAMINLTQQLAHEFAPKVRVNAIAPAVIKTKFAQALYEGREEEAAASYPLARLGVPSDIGGAAAFLTSEQSDWVTGQTLVVDGGLFLNAGV, from the coding sequence ATGACTGAACTTCCGGAGCTGTCCGGCCGGGTCGCCCTCGTCACGGGCGCCAGCCGCGGTATCGGCCACGGCGTCGCCGAGGCGCTGGTCGCCCGCGGCGACCGCGTCTGCATCACCGGCCGCAACGAGGACGCCCTCAAGGAGGCCGTCGACCGGCTCGGCGCCGAGCGTGTCATCGGCGTCGCCGGCAAGGCCCACGACCTCGACCACCAGACCGAGGCCGTCGAGCGCACCATGGAGGCCTTCGGCCGCCTCGACTTCCTCATCAACAACGCCGGTACCAACCCGGTGTTCGGCCCGATCGCGGACCTCGACCTGAACGTCGCCCGCAAGGTCTTCGAGACCAACGTCATCTCCGCGCTCGGCTTCGCCCAGAAGAGCTGGCACGCCTGGCAGAAGGACAACGGCGGCGCGATCGTCAACATCGCCTCGATCGCCGGCCTCGCGCCCTCGCCGTTCATCGGCGCCTACGGCGTCAGCAAGGCCGCGATGATCAACCTGACCCAGCAGCTGGCGCACGAGTTCGCGCCGAAGGTGCGGGTCAACGCGATCGCCCCGGCGGTGATCAAGACCAAGTTCGCGCAGGCCCTGTACGAGGGCCGCGAGGAGGAGGCGGCCGCCTCCTACCCGCTCGCCCGGCTCGGCGTGCCCTCCGACATCGGCGGCGCGGCGGCGTTCCTCACCTCGGAGCAGTCGGACTGGGTCACCGGTCAGACGCTCGTCGTCGACGGCGGCCTCTTCCTCAACGCCGGCGTCTGA
- the fabG gene encoding 3-oxoacyl-ACP reductase FabG, with amino-acid sequence MSTTEQRVAVVTGAARGIGAATAVRLAAEGRAVAVIDLDEAACKDTVEKITAAGGKAVAIGADVSDEAQVEAAVARIVEELGAPTILVNNAGVLRDNLLFKMSVSDWDTVLNVHLRGSFLMTKAVQKHMVDAGFGRVVNLSSSSALGNRGQANYSAAKAGLQGFTKTLAIELGKFGITANAVAPGFIATEMTKATADRVGMGFDDFKAAAATQIPVQRVGEPEDIANAIAFFTGEAAGFVSGQVLYVAGGPLD; translated from the coding sequence ATGTCCACCACTGAACAGCGGGTCGCGGTAGTCACCGGCGCGGCGCGCGGCATCGGCGCCGCTACCGCCGTACGGCTGGCCGCCGAGGGTCGCGCGGTCGCCGTGATCGACCTCGACGAAGCCGCCTGCAAGGACACCGTCGAGAAGATCACCGCGGCCGGCGGCAAGGCCGTCGCGATCGGCGCCGACGTCTCCGACGAGGCGCAGGTCGAGGCGGCCGTCGCCCGGATCGTCGAGGAGCTGGGCGCCCCGACGATCCTTGTGAACAACGCGGGCGTGCTGCGCGACAACCTGCTGTTCAAGATGAGCGTCTCCGACTGGGACACCGTCCTGAACGTGCACCTGCGCGGCTCCTTCCTGATGACCAAGGCCGTCCAGAAGCACATGGTCGACGCCGGCTTCGGCCGGGTCGTCAACCTCTCCTCCTCCTCGGCGCTCGGCAACCGCGGCCAGGCCAACTACTCCGCCGCCAAGGCCGGTCTGCAGGGCTTCACGAAGACCCTCGCCATCGAGCTGGGCAAGTTCGGCATCACCGCCAACGCCGTGGCCCCCGGCTTCATCGCCACCGAGATGACCAAGGCCACCGCCGACCGCGTCGGCATGGGCTTCGACGACTTCAAGGCCGCCGCCGCCACCCAGATCCCGGTGCAGCGCGTGGGCGAGCCCGAGGACATCGCCAACGCCATCGCCTTCTTCACGGGCGAGGCGGCCGGCTTCGTCTCCGGCCAGGTGCTGTACGTCGCCGGCGGACCGCTCGACTAG
- a CDS encoding Rieske (2Fe-2S) protein: protein MTSASPQPASGPARRTVMAAAGAAGLAAALTACGSGGDSSDTVDTGAGQAAGGTLAKTSDIPEGGGKIFKDQGVVVTQPAAGTFKAFSSKCTHQGCAVGSVADGVIVCPCHNSHFSAEDGSVKKGPATKPLPAAKITVSGEDIKLA, encoded by the coding sequence ATGACCAGCGCTTCGCCCCAGCCCGCATCGGGACCGGCCCGCCGTACCGTCATGGCGGCGGCGGGAGCGGCAGGGCTCGCCGCCGCGCTGACCGCCTGCGGTTCGGGCGGCGACTCGTCCGACACCGTCGACACCGGGGCCGGGCAGGCCGCCGGCGGCACGCTCGCCAAGACCTCGGACATCCCCGAGGGGGGCGGCAAGATATTCAAGGATCAGGGTGTCGTGGTCACCCAGCCGGCGGCGGGCACGTTCAAGGCGTTCTCGTCCAAGTGCACCCACCAGGGCTGCGCGGTGGGCAGTGTGGCGGACGGCGTCATCGTCTGCCCGTGCCACAACAGCCACTTCTCGGCCGAGGACGGCAGCGTGAAGAAGGGACCGGCGACCAAGCCGCTGCCCGCGGCGAAGATCACCGTCTCCGGGGAGGACATCAAGCTGGCCTGA
- a CDS encoding DUF3037 domain-containing protein, with translation MAGHVTERHITRAGQGGDRDVFEYALLRVVPRVERGECINAGVIVYSRARAYVGARTHLDEARLLALDPRADLAGIRAALGAVEKVCAGGDGAGQAAGDDAGRRFRWLIAPRSTVVQPGPVHTGLTTDPAAETERLLDLLVR, from the coding sequence ATGGCCGGCCATGTGACCGAGCGGCACATCACCCGGGCGGGCCAGGGCGGCGACCGGGACGTGTTCGAGTACGCGCTGCTGCGGGTCGTACCGCGCGTGGAGCGCGGCGAGTGCATCAACGCGGGCGTCATCGTCTACTCCCGCGCCCGGGCCTACGTGGGCGCTCGCACCCATCTGGACGAGGCCCGGCTGCTGGCACTGGACCCGCGGGCGGACCTCGCCGGGATCCGGGCCGCGCTCGGCGCCGTGGAGAAGGTGTGCGCGGGCGGGGACGGCGCCGGCCAGGCGGCCGGTGACGACGCCGGACGGCGCTTCCGCTGGCTGATCGCGCCGCGTTCCACCGTCGTCCAGCCCGGGCCCGTGCACACCGGTCTGACCACCGACCCGGCCGCCGAGACGGAACGGTTGCTGGACCTCCTGGTGAGGTAA